Proteins encoded together in one Anaerotignum faecicola window:
- a CDS encoding S-layer homology domain-containing protein: MKKLVKKAAALISLTALVTASVPFSVSASPYDTAGHWAVGTINKWINMGYIKGYPDGSFKPDNSITRAELVVLVNKAFNFNSKSNIYFTDLSPSYWGYGEIQKGVAAGYIKGDSIGTFRPDSPVTRQEAAVIMAQVRNLGGNVSGASKYSDYYNIADWAKGYVGAASNEGVLSGFPDGSFKPSNVMTRAEAVTALNYLLNVPYGGSQQNKPPVDSNEDLENYTLEKTSLSGKVIKGDLIISKDLGSKTINLDDITVEGALYVYGGGTIYADDCDVNKLVIDKSSAEFKAEGNTTVKKTSFNSNGRISGKGYEDVLIDDEDISEVTIDASVDKVKLDADVKLKLNSDAFIKTLEATKNADNATVTFVKGAEVKDFDIYDKIKIKGKGDIDTMTVYVSGVESDIRPDTVKTKDGASKPKYTSSSDDDDDSSSGSSYKDLTIKNSNNDYDGNGRKYDDVKITASSGADISDFTVYGDLTIEKSVGTSSVTLTDIDVRGNIYIYGGQDHITFKNCNIRKDIISDTSDRDVKSRSAKNEFVKIRFDEDTKFAGRLRVKGNTSVEAYPSGKDITINGITVENAFDRGLILRADVNTLTVNGNCIITLSSGKTINNFSTADGLTDVRVALEGGNSLVKNINTNSKLYLTGNGNVGNIITNDANNISKEVNVKVDNISSSFVSVTNVIVNPLEGTVGIPLKLTANVEPSNATNKAVAFNLKNAGTTAAVLNGDILSAANAGTVIITVEVANGLGQGIKYTKDIAINIKAKEPEIIEVTNINVSPLEGTAGEPLQLTGTVEPSNATNKTVTYEVKDAGTTGAIVSGSTLTTMASGTVTLTAKVEGGLKSGAYTKDVVINIKAKEPEIIEVTNINVSPLEGTAGEPLQLTGTVEPSNATNKTVTYEVKDAGTTGAIVSGSTLTTTASGTVTLTAKVEGGLKSGAYTKDVVINIKAKEPEIIEVTNINVSPLEGTAGEPLQLTGTVEPSNATNKTVTYEVKDAGTTGASVSGSTLTTTAAGTVTLTAKVEGGLKSGAYTKDVVINIKAKEPEIIEVTNINVSPLEGTAGEPLQLTGTVEPSNATNKTVTYEVKDAGTTGASVSGSTLTTTAAGTVTLTAKVEGGLKSGAYTKDVVINIKAKEPEIIEVTNINVSPLEGTAGEPLQLTGTVEPSNATNKTVTYEVKDAGTTGASVSGSTLTTTAAGTVTLTAKVEGGLKSGAYTKDIVINIKQPGFVNISNVNLLTEPAEKVAGVPLTLSASIEPENATNKGKVDFIIKNPGTTSAVLTGNVLTALSPGRVELTVTVENGLIDGNYQQDIAIDIAAPTYNIAVGQKFNLSTLIGEEEKSNNIVWSVKFAPSNSVSINNAAQELTANAVGTILINAQMTNKTDPSKVINKTYSFAVTS; the protein is encoded by the coding sequence ATGAAGAAGCTGGTAAAAAAAGCTGCGGCATTAATATCTTTGACCGCATTGGTGACGGCGTCTGTCCCTTTCAGCGTTTCGGCGTCGCCGTATGATACGGCCGGGCACTGGGCTGTGGGCACAATCAACAAATGGATAAACATGGGATATATAAAGGGATATCCCGACGGAAGTTTTAAGCCGGATAATTCGATAACCCGTGCGGAGCTTGTTGTTCTTGTCAACAAAGCGTTCAACTTCAACAGCAAGTCAAATATTTATTTTACCGATTTAAGCCCGAGTTATTGGGGTTACGGAGAAATTCAAAAAGGCGTTGCCGCCGGATATATCAAAGGCGACAGCATCGGCACATTCAGGCCGGACAGCCCTGTGACAAGACAGGAGGCGGCGGTTATTATGGCTCAAGTAAGAAATCTCGGCGGCAACGTTTCCGGGGCGTCAAAATACAGCGACTATTATAATATAGCCGATTGGGCCAAAGGCTATGTCGGAGCCGCATCAAATGAAGGAGTGCTGTCAGGTTTTCCCGACGGTTCATTTAAACCGTCTAATGTGATGACAAGAGCCGAGGCAGTAACAGCGCTTAATTACCTTTTGAATGTACCATATGGAGGAAGTCAGCAAAATAAACCTCCTGTTGACAGCAATGAAGATCTTGAAAATTATACGCTTGAAAAAACATCATTAAGCGGCAAGGTAATAAAAGGCGATTTAATAATTTCAAAAGATTTGGGCAGCAAAACAATAAATCTTGATGATATAACCGTGGAAGGCGCTTTATATGTGTACGGAGGCGGGACAATTTATGCAGACGATTGTGACGTTAATAAGCTTGTTATAGATAAGTCGTCTGCGGAGTTTAAAGCCGAAGGAAATACAACTGTAAAGAAAACGAGCTTCAATTCTAACGGCAGGATTTCCGGCAAAGGGTATGAAGATGTTTTAATTGACGACGAGGATATAAGTGAAGTAACGATAGATGCGTCTGTAGATAAAGTTAAACTTGACGCAGACGTTAAGCTGAAGCTTAATTCAGATGCATTTATTAAAACGCTTGAGGCAACAAAAAATGCGGACAACGCTACCGTTACTTTTGTCAAGGGAGCGGAAGTTAAAGATTTCGATATTTACGATAAAATCAAAATTAAAGGCAAAGGCGATATAGATACGATGACAGTTTATGTTTCGGGAGTGGAAAGTGATATACGTCCTGATACTGTTAAAACAAAAGACGGCGCAAGCAAGCCGAAATACACAAGTTCGTCTGATGACGACGATGATTCAAGTTCCGGTTCAAGTTATAAAGATTTAACTATAAAAAACAGCAATAACGATTATGACGGAAACGGTCGAAAATACGACGATGTTAAAATAACGGCATCATCAGGGGCTGATATCAGCGATTTTACCGTATACGGCGATTTAACTATTGAAAAGAGTGTTGGAACAAGTTCTGTTACGTTAACGGATATTGACGTCAGAGGTAATATTTATATATACGGCGGGCAGGATCATATAACTTTTAAAAATTGCAATATAAGGAAAGACATAATTTCAGATACGTCGGACAGGGACGTCAAATCAAGGAGCGCTAAAAACGAGTTTGTTAAAATAAGATTTGATGAGGATACCAAGTTTGCAGGAAGGCTTAGAGTTAAAGGCAATACTTCTGTTGAGGCTTATCCTTCCGGTAAAGATATAACTATTAACGGCATCACTGTTGAAAATGCTTTTGACAGGGGACTGATTTTAAGGGCTGACGTAAATACGCTTACAGTAAACGGAAATTGCATTATTACGTTATCAAGCGGAAAAACAATTAATAATTTTTCAACTGCCGACGGACTTACAGATGTTAGGGTTGCTTTGGAAGGCGGAAATTCATTAGTAAAAAATATTAATACAAATTCCAAGCTTTATTTAACGGGAAATGGCAATGTAGGCAATATTATAACAAACGACGCAAACAATATCTCTAAAGAAGTAAATGTAAAGGTGGACAATATTTCTTCTTCGTTTGTAAGCGTTACAAATGTAATTGTGAACCCTCTTGAAGGAACAGTTGGAATACCGCTTAAGTTAACGGCAAATGTAGAACCTTCAAACGCTACGAATAAAGCTGTGGCATTTAATTTAAAGAATGCCGGCACAACGGCAGCAGTATTAAACGGAGATATATTGTCTGCGGCAAATGCAGGAACGGTAATTATTACCGTAGAAGTTGCAAATGGATTGGGGCAAGGAATAAAGTATACGAAGGACATAGCAATAAACATAAAAGCAAAGGAACCGGAAATAATAGAGGTAACAAATATAAACGTAAGCCCGCTTGAAGGAACGGCGGGGGAACCTTTGCAGCTTACGGGAACGGTTGAGCCGTCAAACGCAACGAATAAAACAGTAACGTATGAGGTAAAAGATGCGGGCACAACGGGAGCGATAGTATCAGGCAGTACGCTTACAACAATGGCGTCGGGAACCGTAACGCTTACAGCGAAAGTGGAAGGCGGCTTGAAGTCGGGAGCGTACACGAAAGACGTAGTAATAAACATAAAAGCAAAGGAACCGGAAATAATAGAAGTAACAAATATAAATGTAAGTCCGCTTGAAGGAACGGCGGGGGAACCTTTGCAGCTTACGGGAACAGTTGAGCCGTCAAACGCAACGAATAAAACAGTAACTTATGAGGTGAAAGATGCGGGTACAACGGGAGCGATAGTATCAGGCAGTACGCTTACGACAACGGCGTCGGGAACCGTAACGCTTACAGCGAAAGTGGAAGGCGGCTTGAAGTCGGGAGCGTACACGAAAGACGTAGTAATAAACATAAAAGCAAAAGAACCGGAAATAATAGAGGTAACAAATATAAACGTAAGCCCGCTTGAAGGAACGGCGGGGGAACCTTTGCAGCTTACGGGAACGGTTGAGCCGTCAAACGCAACGAATAAAACAGTAACGTATGAGGTAAAAGATGCGGGCACAACGGGAGCGTCGGTATCAGGCAGTACGCTTACAACAACGGCGGCGGGAACCGTAACGCTTACGGCGAAAGTGGAAGGCGGCTTGAAGTCGGGAGCATACACGAAAGATGTAGTAATAAACATAAAAGCAAAAGAACCGGAAATAATAGAGGTAACAAATATAAACGTAAGCCCGCTTGAAGGGACGGCGGGGGAACCTTTGCAGCTTACGGGAACGGTTGAGCCGTCAAACGCAACAAATAAAACAGTAACGTATGAGGTAAAAGATGCGGGCACAACAGGAGCGTCGGTATCAGGCAGTACGCTTACAACAACGGCGGCGGGAACCGTAACGCTTACGGCGAAAGTGGAAGGCGGCTTGAAGTCGGGAGCATACACGAAAGATGTAGTAATAAACATAAAAGCAAAAGAACCGGAAATAATAGAGGTAACAAATATAAACGTAAGCCCGCTTGAAGGGACGGCGGGGGAACCTTTGCAGCTTACGGGAACGGTTGAGCCGTCAAACGCAACAAATAAAACAGTAACGTATGAGGTAAAAGATGCGGGCACAACGGGAGCGTCGGTATCAGGCAGTACGCTTACAACAACGGCGGCGGGAACCGTAACGCTTACGGCGAAAGTAGAAGGCGGCTTGAAGTCGGGAGCGTACACAAAGGACATAGTAATAAACATAAAGCAGCCTGGATTTGTAAATATTTCAAACGTAAATTTACTTACAGAACCTGCCGAGAAAGTTGCAGGAGTTCCTTTGACATTATCAGCTTCTATTGAACCTGAAAACGCAACAAATAAAGGAAAAGTTGATTTTATTATAAAAAATCCCGGTACTACGTCAGCGGTATTGACAGGAAATGTACTGACGGCTCTTAGTCCAGGCAGAGTCGAATTGACTGTAACTGTTGAAAACGGTTTAATTGACGGCAATTATCAACAGGATATAGCTATTGATATTGCAGCTCCGACATATAACATAGCTGTTGGGCAGAAATTTAACCTTTCGACTTTAATCGGCGAGGAGGAAAAAAGTAATAATATAGTTTGGTCTGTTAAGTTTGCGCCTAGTAACAGCGTTTCTATAAATAATGCGGCTCAAGAGCTTACAGCAAACGCTGTAGGAACAATACTTATTAATGCGCAGATGACAAATAAAACAGATCCTTCTAAAGTTATCAATAAGACATATTCCTTTGCGGTAACATCATAA
- the bcp gene encoding thioredoxin-dependent thiol peroxidase encodes MLNEQTKAPDFTLPDKDGNNVSLSDFIGKKVVLYFYPKDNTPGCTKQACAFAGAYDDFKAVNTVVIGISKDSSASHQKFADKYKLPFILLSDPELKAIQDYDVWKEKKLYGKVGMGVVRSTYIIDENGIIEKAMPKVKPDTNAAEILEYLKN; translated from the coding sequence ATGCTTAACGAACAAACAAAAGCTCCTGATTTTACGCTTCCTGACAAAGACGGAAACAATGTAAGCCTTTCTGATTTCATTGGGAAGAAAGTTGTTTTATACTTCTATCCCAAAGACAACACGCCGGGATGCACAAAACAAGCGTGTGCCTTTGCAGGAGCGTATGATGATTTTAAAGCTGTTAACACAGTTGTAATTGGCATAAGCAAAGACAGTTCGGCTTCACATCAGAAATTTGCCGATAAATACAAACTGCCGTTTATACTTCTTTCCGATCCTGAGCTTAAGGCAATACAGGATTATGATGTCTGGAAAGAAAAGAAGCTGTATGGAAAGGTTGGCATGGGGGTTGTACGTTCAACATATATTATAGATGAAAACGGTATTATTGAGAAAGCCATGCCGAAAGTTAAACCGGATACAAATGCGGCTGAAATACTTGAATATTTGAAAAATTAA
- the yaaA gene encoding peroxide stress protein YaaA yields the protein MKIIISPAKKMNIDNCSLVPRSVPQFMEKTEQLKELLKSMDYDSLKKLWKCSDKIASVNKARLEKMELYNNLTPAILAYEGIQFQYMAPSVFTYDEFNYIDKSLLILSGFYGILRPFDGVVPYRLEMQAKLSGNGFSSLYEFWGSKLADNITAQTDIIVNLASKEYSKVVLDNVSADVNVISCVFGEIKNGKVIEKATQCKMARGEMVRYMAENNINNVSDIKSFDRMGFKFSEKYSSEHKYIFIKGDEYDA from the coding sequence ATGAAAATAATTATTTCGCCTGCAAAAAAGATGAATATTGATAACTGCTCATTGGTTCCACGTTCAGTTCCTCAATTTATGGAAAAGACAGAACAGCTTAAAGAGTTATTAAAATCAATGGATTATGACAGCCTTAAAAAATTATGGAAATGCAGCGATAAAATAGCTTCTGTTAATAAAGCGCGTTTAGAGAAAATGGAATTGTACAATAATTTAACGCCTGCAATCCTCGCCTATGAGGGCATACAGTTTCAATATATGGCTCCGTCGGTTTTTACATATGACGAATTTAATTATATAGATAAGAGCCTATTAATTTTATCGGGGTTTTACGGAATTCTGAGGCCTTTTGACGGCGTTGTCCCGTACAGGCTGGAAATGCAGGCAAAACTTTCGGGAAACGGTTTTTCATCGCTTTATGAATTTTGGGGCAGTAAATTGGCGGATAATATTACGGCGCAGACTGATATAATTGTTAACCTTGCTTCTAAAGAATACAGCAAAGTTGTATTGGATAATGTATCGGCCGACGTAAATGTTATAAGCTGCGTTTTCGGAGAAATAAAAAACGGCAAGGTAATTGAAAAGGCCACCCAATGCAAAATGGCACGTGGAGAAATGGTGCGTTATATGGCCGAAAACAATATAAACAATGTTTCGGATATTAAAAGTTTTGACAGAATGGGATTTAAATTTTCCGAAAAATATTCTTCGGAACATAAATATATATTTATAAAAGGGGATGAATATGATGCTTAA
- a CDS encoding methyl-accepting chemotaxis protein: protein MKKVKNLKHKIIFYVMSVSIFLSVLIIAIMSVGSLRSTNSILLDNMQITSRIAAQSISSNLHLLSERIYNLSIEEVFINKDSSAAEKKALLDNTKLQIEFVWLSAYDLNGKKLFGDETSPASISDTKYFSDLKETENTVIGEPHYENEVLQLCIGSPMKENGEIVGYIVGSYKYDLLNDIISLLILGDTGSACILNEDGKIIADQNLQNIVNEISIYDLYTTDENAAVIKKALAFETGSSLMASNNRNYYIGYAPVPGTNWALLVNAPQNEFMEPVLFSIAVSVILAIILLIIAAAIIIPVSGKISSSISAATKRLQGLAEGNLTEEVVLSNSNDEAGLLTNALSKTIKSLNHYIQNIESCLGALSSGDYTIEIPDSFYGDFTSIKHALENITVSLNKTMTQVNISSIEVSKNSKEVSGYAKRLYDGSENQAVLLEQLQESMEYITSTIEQNKENALQIVHCSQNASEKTSLGDGYMQSMLNTMNDIHSGMQEISKISKLIEDISSQTSILSLNASVEAARAGQAGKGFAVVASEIGRLAKQTSNALKQTSEIIEKSSTTIQKGLDTAGHTAKAFHAIQNVTSEYEEISLKLTNIVENQINAITNVNEQLNSLRNIADENRSLAEETDHMAEGFLNQSERLKDFVLQVKLKKNIL, encoded by the coding sequence ATGAAGAAAGTAAAAAATTTAAAACATAAAATTATATTTTATGTCATGTCTGTATCGATATTTTTATCGGTATTGATAATCGCTATCATGTCTGTCGGAAGCTTGCGGTCAACTAATTCAATCTTGTTGGATAACATGCAGATAACGTCCAGAATTGCTGCACAAAGCATAAGCTCCAACCTTCATTTGCTTTCGGAACGAATTTATAATCTTTCAATAGAAGAAGTTTTTATTAATAAAGATTCAAGCGCAGCCGAAAAAAAGGCTCTTTTAGACAATACAAAACTGCAAATTGAATTTGTTTGGCTTTCGGCATACGATCTTAACGGCAAAAAGCTCTTCGGCGACGAAACTTCTCCTGCATCCATTTCCGATACAAAATATTTTTCCGACTTAAAAGAAACTGAAAACACAGTGATAGGAGAACCCCATTATGAAAATGAAGTCCTTCAGCTTTGTATTGGCTCCCCCATGAAGGAAAACGGCGAGATAGTCGGATATATTGTCGGAAGTTATAAATATGATTTGCTAAATGATATAATAAGCCTTTTAATACTAGGCGATACGGGAAGCGCATGTATTTTAAATGAGGATGGAAAAATAATAGCCGATCAAAATTTACAAAATATAGTAAATGAAATAAGCATATACGATCTTTATACGACAGATGAAAATGCTGCCGTTATAAAAAAAGCATTGGCTTTTGAAACCGGCTCTAGTCTAATGGCTTCAAATAATCGAAATTACTATATAGGATACGCTCCCGTACCGGGGACTAACTGGGCGCTTTTGGTCAATGCGCCTCAAAATGAATTTATGGAACCGGTTCTGTTTTCTATTGCGGTGTCTGTAATTTTGGCAATTATACTTCTGATAATTGCGGCGGCAATAATAATCCCGGTTTCCGGCAAAATTTCATCTTCAATATCCGCAGCAACAAAACGTTTGCAGGGACTTGCCGAAGGCAACCTTACAGAAGAAGTCGTCCTCTCAAACAGCAACGATGAGGCCGGACTTTTAACAAACGCGCTTTCCAAAACGATTAAAAGCCTGAATCATTACATACAGAATATAGAAAGCTGCCTTGGCGCATTATCATCAGGCGATTACACTATAGAAATACCTGACAGCTTCTATGGCGATTTTACTTCAATCAAGCATGCGTTGGAAAATATAACCGTGTCGTTAAATAAAACAATGACACAGGTTAATATTTCATCAATAGAAGTCAGCAAAAATTCAAAAGAAGTATCGGGATATGCAAAACGGCTTTACGACGGATCGGAAAATCAGGCCGTGCTTCTTGAACAATTACAGGAAAGCATGGAATATATAACTTCTACCATAGAACAAAACAAAGAAAATGCGCTTCAGATTGTACACTGCTCTCAAAATGCAAGCGAAAAAACGTCTCTCGGAGACGGCTATATGCAAAGCATGTTAAATACAATGAACGATATACATTCCGGCATGCAGGAAATATCAAAAATAAGCAAACTTATTGAAGATATTTCGTCACAAACAAGCATCCTTTCGCTTAACGCTTCTGTAGAAGCCGCAAGAGCCGGACAAGCAGGAAAAGGGTTCGCAGTAGTAGCGTCGGAAATCGGAAGGCTTGCAAAGCAAACGTCCAACGCATTAAAACAGACAAGCGAAATAATAGAAAAATCTTCAACTACAATACAAAAGGGCCTTGATACTGCCGGACATACTGCTAAAGCATTCCATGCTATACAAAATGTTACAAGCGAATATGAAGAAATTTCTTTAAAGCTTACAAACATAGTTGAAAACCAAATAAACGCAATAACAAATGTAAATGAACAGCTTAATTCCCTCCGTAATATTGCAGACGAAAACAGGAGCCTTGCTGAGGAAACGGATCATATGGCGGAAGGTTTCTTAAATCAGTCCGAAAGGCTTAAAGACTTTGTGCTTCAAGTTAAATTAAAGAAAAATATACTTTAG
- a CDS encoding FMN-binding protein: MKKKIIYFSFVIIALLLGGCSSETKMQDGFYTAEMSEYSHGWKEYLCIMVKNDKIVYAEFNAKNPSGYIKAWDNAYMQSMNAVQGTYPNEYTREYVARLIESQSPEEVDIITGATTSGDNFLKLSAAVVEQAVAGNTEIATVQAQ; the protein is encoded by the coding sequence ATGAAGAAAAAAATTATATATTTTTCATTTGTTATTATAGCTCTCCTTTTAGGCGGCTGTAGTTCGGAAACAAAAATGCAGGACGGTTTTTATACCGCTGAAATGTCAGAATATTCCCATGGTTGGAAAGAATATCTTTGTATAATGGTAAAAAATGATAAAATAGTTTATGCAGAATTTAATGCTAAAAATCCCAGCGGATACATTAAAGCCTGGGATAATGCATATATGCAAAGTATGAATGCTGTTCAGGGAACATATCCGAATGAATATACAAGGGAATATGTGGCTCGTCTTATCGAATCGCAAAGCCCCGAAGAAGTTGATATAATTACAGGGGCTACAACTTCAGGCGATAATTTCTTAAAACTTTCCGCGGCAGTTGTCGAACAGGCAGTTGCCGGAAATACTGAAATTGCTACCGTTCAAGCCCAGTAG
- a CDS encoding phosphonoacetaldehyde hydrolase: MKFDGIIFDWAGTTVDYGSFAPVKAFIEAFEAFGITPSLEEVRKPMGMLKIDHVRTMMTMDRINRLWIEKHGVKWTEKDVLKVYELSEKKILEIVSNFAYPKPYVVDTVRKIRELGLKIGSTTGYTREMMEIVVPKANEFGYSPDYWCSPDDVGNYGRPYPYMIFRNMEVLKLDNVQRVIKVGDTVADIKEGKNAGLITVGIIEGSSVVGLTENEFNALTSERKRETAKKAADIYINAGADFVIDDIRGILDIIE; this comes from the coding sequence ATGAAATTTGACGGTATTATATTCGACTGGGCCGGGACAACGGTAGACTATGGAAGTTTTGCGCCGGTAAAGGCATTTATTGAAGCCTTTGAAGCATTTGGCATAACGCCTTCGCTTGAAGAAGTAAGAAAACCTATGGGAATGTTGAAAATTGATCATGTAAGAACAATGATGACAATGGATAGGATTAACAGATTATGGATAGAAAAACACGGCGTCAAATGGACGGAAAAAGACGTATTGAAAGTATATGAATTAAGTGAAAAGAAGATTTTGGAGATTGTGAGCAATTTTGCATATCCAAAACCATATGTAGTTGATACTGTTAGAAAGATTAGGGAACTTGGGTTGAAAATAGGTTCCACAACAGGTTATACTAGGGAAATGATGGAAATTGTAGTTCCTAAGGCAAATGAATTTGGGTATTCGCCGGATTATTGGTGCAGTCCCGACGACGTCGGAAATTACGGCAGGCCTTATCCATACATGATATTCAGGAATATGGAGGTACTTAAGCTTGACAACGTCCAAAGGGTTATTAAAGTGGGAGACACTGTTGCGGATATTAAAGAGGGAAAAAATGCAGGACTGATTACAGTCGGCATTATTGAAGGAAGCTCGGTTGTCGGACTCACAGAAAATGAATTTAATGCGCTTACAAGCGAACGAAAAAGGGAAACGGCAAAAAAGGCGGCCGATATATATATCAATGCCGGCGCGGATTTTGTAATTGATGATATACGAGGAATATTAGATATTATAGAATAG
- the phnW gene encoding 2-aminoethylphosphonate--pyruvate transaminase, whose product MLNYKLLTPGPLTTTSAVKEQMLEDHCTWDEDYKKITRSICAKLLEIAHVSEPEYTSVLIQGSGTFGVESVITSVVGKKDVLLIASNGAYGERMADIAMHAGIDYILYSEEYNKMPSSSRIKEILNDNPQITHVSMVHSETTSGILNDIKPVADVVKSAGKTFIVDAMSSFGGVDINVGELGIDFIISSANKCIQGVPGFSFIICRTDKLEESKGKARSLSLDLYDQWNTMHKDGKWRFTSPTHVVLAFWKALEELDEEGGVGARYERYKNNNRYLIEHMAEMGFSTYIDKSIQGPIITTFYYPENIKCDFDEMYNYIKERGYAIYPGKLTNAETFRIGNIGEIYQEDMEKLCNIFKSYLEEKR is encoded by the coding sequence ATGCTGAATTATAAATTACTTACGCCGGGACCGTTGACAACAACGTCTGCTGTAAAAGAACAGATGCTTGAGGATCACTGTACATGGGATGAAGACTATAAAAAAATAACCCGCTCAATTTGCGCAAAACTGCTCGAAATTGCCCATGTCAGCGAGCCTGAATATACGTCGGTTCTGATTCAGGGCAGCGGCACATTTGGCGTTGAATCTGTTATTACAAGCGTTGTAGGAAAAAAAGATGTTTTACTGATAGCGTCTAATGGAGCTTATGGAGAACGCATGGCAGATATAGCTATGCATGCAGGAATAGATTATATACTTTACAGTGAAGAATATAATAAAATGCCGTCTTCAAGTAGGATTAAAGAAATATTAAATGATAATCCGCAAATAACACATGTTTCTATGGTGCACAGCGAAACTACGTCGGGTATTTTAAATGATATTAAGCCGGTTGCCGACGTAGTTAAATCAGCGGGAAAAACATTTATTGTTGACGCAATGTCCAGTTTTGGCGGCGTTGATATAAATGTAGGCGAACTTGGCATTGATTTTATAATAAGCAGTGCAAATAAATGCATTCAGGGCGTACCGGGTTTTTCCTTTATAATTTGCCGTACTGATAAATTGGAAGAAAGCAAGGGCAAAGCAAGAAGTTTGTCGCTCGACTTATATGACCAATGGAATACGATGCATAAAGACGGTAAATGGCGTTTTACTTCTCCGACGCATGTTGTCTTGGCATTTTGGAAAGCGCTTGAGGAACTTGATGAAGAAGGCGGAGTCGGAGCAAGATATGAAAGATACAAAAACAACAACAGATACTTAATTGAGCATATGGCTGAAATGGGATTTTCAACTTACATAGACAAAAGTATTCAGGGGCCTATAATAACCACATTCTATTATCCTGAAAATATAAAGTGTGATTTTGATGAAATGTACAATTATATTAAAGAAAGAGGATACGCTATATATCCCGGAAAGCTGACAAATGCCGAAACTTTCAGGATAGGAAACATAGGCGAGATATATCAGGAGGATATGGAAAAACTTTGTAATATATTTAAAAGTTATTTAGAGGAGAAAAGATAA
- a CDS encoding extracellular solute-binding protein yields the protein MKRNRIFSIILAGALSFSLISSGCAGGSGETSSDAQNEVVIYSNADDEAIEAMKAALDAGGYDGKYIFQTFGTSELGGKVFAEGSDIEADLITLSTFYIDSAQEQKNMFQNLNFEYKLLDGSEKTYCAPITSQEGAIIINTEMLSENGLPTPASLKDLTNPIYKDMISVTDIQSSSTAWLLIQALVSEYGEEGAKEVLTAIYENAGPHIESSGSAPLKKVRAGEVAVGFGLRQQAVADKESGLPIDYVDPTEGNFSLTESVAVVDKGDKTNPLAQEMAKCIIENGRSELQKYYPNSIYEGEKTDSVNASLYPKTFPEPLTVELLKKHQELSESCK from the coding sequence ATGAAAAGGAATAGGATTTTTTCAATTATTTTGGCAGGGGCGTTATCGTTTTCTTTGATATCTTCAGGATGTGCCGGCGGCTCCGGGGAAACTTCTTCAGACGCCCAAAATGAGGTTGTGATATACTCAAATGCAGATGATGAAGCAATTGAAGCCATGAAGGCGGCTCTTGACGCCGGCGGATACGACGGTAAATATATATTTCAAACGTTCGGCACGTCGGAACTTGGCGGCAAAGTATTTGCAGAAGGTTCCGACATAGAAGCCGATTTGATTACATTAAGTACATTCTACATCGACAGCGCGCAGGAGCAAAAAAATATGTTCCAGAATTTAAATTTTGAATATAAATTATTAGATGGAAGCGAAAAAACATACTGTGCTCCGATCACCTCACAGGAAGGGGCAATTATTATCAATACGGAAATGCTCTCGGAAAACGGATTGCCTACTCCTGCCAGTCTTAAAGATTTGACAAATCCTATATATAAGGATATGATTTCTGTAACAGATATTCAAAGTTCGTCTACAGCATGGCTCTTAATACAAGCCCTTGTGAGCGAATACGGCGAAGAAGGGGCAAAAGAAGTGTTGACTGCGATATATGAAAATGCGGGGCCGCATATCGAAAGTTCAGGTTCCGCACCGCTTAAAAAAGTACGGGCCGGAGAGGTTGCGGTTGGCTTTGGCCTGAGGCAGCAGGCTGTTGCCGATAAAGAAAGCGGTTTGCCGATAGATTATGTAGATCCAACGGAAGGCAATTTTTCCCTTACAGAATCAGTTGCGGTTGTCGATAAGGGAGACAAAACAAATCCTCTTGCACAGGAAATGGCGAAATGTATAATTGAAAATGGCAGGAGTGAACTTCAAAAATACTATCCGAATTCAATATATGAAGGTGAAAAAACGGATTCCGTAAATGCGTCATTATATCCAAAAACTTTTCCGGAACCTTTGACTGTTGAGCTGTTAAAAAAACATCAGGAATTATCGGAAAGCTGCAAATAA